A segment of the Longimicrobiaceae bacterium genome:
AGGCGCGCCCCTTCGCCCCAGTAGATGACGATCCCGTCCGGGTCCAGGAGGAAGACGGCGTAGTCGCGCACGTTCTCCGCGAGCGCGGCGAACATCCGCATCGCCACGCCACGCCCGGGCAGACCCTGCCGCGGACGGTCCGACTCCTGCGGGCTCGCACCCGACTCTCCAGCGCGAGCCCTGCCTCGGTGCCACGCCGCCTCGCGTTCCTGGCTCTCCCGGCCAGGCACTCCGGGACGCTCTCCCCTCAGCTCGCCGGGTGCGCCCGTCGCACTCGGGTCGGGATGCGCGGATCCGTCGATCTTCTCCCGCTGGTCCATTGCTCGCCTGTTGGAGGTCACGTAGGGCTCGATCAACACTCCGGGAGCAGGACCGGTGCCAACCAGCGGCTCCGACGGACTGCTGTCGTGCCGTGGTCAAGCACGCCGAGCCCGGTGTGAGGGTCCCGGATGCCGGAGCCTTTGTTGTTGACTTCCGACAACACCCCACGCATACTGGTGTCGGAAGACGACACTTCCCACTCCGAGGCCTGCATGGCGGACCCCCGCGCATCGAGCTCCCCATCCGCGCCCAACGACGTACTGCGCGGCACGTTGGACCTGCTGATCCTGAAGACGCTGTCCCTCGAGCCGATGCACGGGTGGGCGATCAGCCAGCGCCTGGAGCAGCTCTCCCTCGACGCCCTGCGGGTGGGTCAGGGCTCGCTCTATCCTGCGCTCCAGCGCCTGGAGGAGAAGGGCTGGGTCGAGAGCGAGTGGCGGCACACGGTGGAGAACCGCCGCGCGAAGTACTACGAGCTGACCCCCGCCGGCCGTCGCGCGCTCGG
Coding sequences within it:
- a CDS encoding PadR family transcriptional regulator, whose translation is MADPRASSSPSAPNDVLRGTLDLLILKTLSLEPMHGWAISQRLEQLSLDALRVGQGSLYPALQRLEEKGWVESEWRHTVENRRAKYYELTPAGRRALGAETESWRRYVDMVDLILKTT